One Archangium violaceum genomic window, GCCATCTTCGGCATCCTGCAGATCGGCATCCTGGTGGCCCTCACGCTGTCCCGGAAGGAGGCGAGCACCGAGGGTCACGGCCACGGAGGCGCGCACGGCGGCGGCCATGGCCACGATGCCCACGGCCACGACGCGCATGGTCACGGACTGCCCTCCCACGCCCATGCGGCCCACGCGGCCCCCCATCCTGCTGGTGCGCACTCCGGTGCCGCCACGGCCTCGCACCAGGCGAGCTGAGAGAAAGACATCATGGCTTACAACGCGACCAAGGATCCCCGCACCGACATCCGCGAGCGCTCCTACCTGCCGGAGTTGATCCGCGGTCTGGCCATCACCACCCGGCACTTCCTGCGCAACCTCTTCGGCGAGCGGGAGGTCAACACCCCGTTCGAGGACCGCAAGAGCACCAGCCTGGTGACCACCGTGCAGTACCCGGAGGAGAAGATCCCCTACCCCGACGGGTACCGCGGTCTTCACCGCCTGGTTCCGCGCGAGGACGGCAAGCCGCGCTGCGTGGCCTGCTACATGTGCGCCACCATCTGCCCGGCCCAGTGCATCTACATCGAGGCCGGGGAGTACGAGGTGGACGCGGCGGAGGGCAGCTCGCGCGTCATCGAGAAGTTCCCGACCCAGTTCGTCATCGATGAGCTGCGCTGCATCGTGTGCGGCCTGTGCGTGGACGCGTGCCCCAAGGACGCCATCCGCATGGACACGTACACGCACACTCCGGCCGAGTACAACCGGCAGGGCTTCGTCTACGACATCCCCAAGCTGCTCAAGGGGGCCGCCGTCTCCCACCCGTCCGATCCGTGGAACAAGCGCCCGGGTTCGGCGCAGCCGGCCCACGTGCACAAGGAGGCCCACACCCGCATCGGCGAGGGCCACGAGTCGCACCACGGCGCGGAGCTCACGGCGGGCCACGGCCACGCCCATGGTGACCACGGCGCTCCGGGCAGCCGCACCGTCGTCTCCAACGAGGGCCCGGTGCCCGTGACGAAGTTCCTCAAGTAGGACGTCCGGCGCACCCCGCCGGCTGCCGGCCCGCCCTCCCGCCTCGTGCGGTGGAATGGCGGGCCGGTGCCGTTTCAGGGCCCGTGCGCGTGCAGCCGCGTTGCAGCCCTACAACCCCGTTCCAGGCATGCGAGGGGACGGGTGCACCTCGGGGCGAGCGACCCTTTCCAGCGCATCACAAACTCCGTAGGGTGGGCCGCATGAAGCGTTACCGCCTCTCCGTGTGCAAGGGCTCCAGCTGCAAGGCCGGCGGCTCCGATGCCGTGGCCACGGCCGCCCGTGAGGAGCTGTCCACCCGGAAGCTCCAGGTGCGCTGCGAGCTGTACCGCGGAGGTTGCTACGGCTTCTGTCACATGGGGCCGAACGTCGTCATCCGCGAGGAGACGGGACGCAAGAGGGATCCCCTCTCCCCCGAGGACTACCAGCTCATGGGTTGGGAGGGCGAGGCGTACTACTCGCACATGACGCCGGAGAAGATGCGGCGCGTGGTGGCCGAGCACATCGAGCAGGACAAGCCCATCATCGAGTTCTTCGGCCACCCGGACGAGGCGGACGAGTAGCCCGCCCCACCGTCACTACCCCTCGAGCGCGAACACGCCGTCCCAGTCCTCTGGAGGCGCCGCCGAGGCGAACTTGCGGCAGCGCTCGGCGTACACCCCGGCCACCGCGTCCTGGAAGGCCTCCACGCCCCGTGTGAACAGCGCCAGCGCCTCGTCGAAGCGCCGCTGGTGGTACGCCGTGAGCGCCTGCTCGTAGAGCGCGAGCTGCTCCTGCATCTGGGGGGAGATCTCTCCCTTGCGGCCCACCAGCTCGTGCATGCGCAGGGGCTCCGTCCGGCCCTTGGGCCGCACCCGGTCCACCTCGCGGAAGACGTAGGAGTCCTGCGCCAGCCGGGCCGTGTTGTCCCCCACCAGCACGAAGGTGCCGTAGCCGCGGTTGAGGCTCTCCATGAACATGGAGAGCTTCACCGGCTCGCCCATGACGGAGTACTTGGACTCGAAGTCGCTGCCCATGCCGCCCACCAGCACCTCGCTGGTGTCGATGCCGATGCGGCACTGCAGGTGGTGGCCGTACGTCTTGTCCCAGTACGCCTGGCGCTCCACCAGCACCGCGCGTACCTTCAACGCGGCGTCGCAGGCCCGGTGCGCGTGTTTGTCCGTGCGCACCGGCGCGCCCCAGAAGGCCATCACCGCGTCGCCAATGTACTTGTCCACCTGGCCGTGCGTGGCGCGCACCACGTCCGTCATCTCCGTCAGGTAGTCGTTGAGCAGCTGGATGAGCCGCTCGGGCGGAAGTTGTCCGGACAGACGCGAGAAGCCGTCGAGGTCACAGAAGAAGACCGTCACCTCGCGGCGCTCCGGCCGCGTCAGCAGGCGCAAGTCCCGCGTGACGAGCCTCGCCACCTCGGGGTGCACGTAGCGGCCGAGCACGTCGGTGATGAAGTGGCGCAGCTGCCGCTCGGTGCGCGAGGCCTGGACGATGGTGAAGACGAAGGTGAGGCCCATGGCCAGCAGCGGGCCCACCATCGCCACCCAGAGCAGCCGGGTGACGAACAGGTACCAGGCCACTCCCGCGTAGAGCAGGCCCACCGTCCCCATGGCGGTCAGGTACACCATCACGTCGCCGAAGGAGCGCAGGCCCCGGTTGAAGGTGAGCGCCACGAAGGCGCCGATGAACGCCAGCCCCAGCGTCAGGAAGAGATCCGTGCGCGGCGTGGCACGGGTGAGGCCCTCGGACTGCAGGAGGTTCACCAACGACTGCGCGAGCACCGCGCCCGCGGGTGTGCGCTCGCCGATGGGCGTGCGCTGGAAGTCCATCGCCTGGCGCGACGTGTTGGTGAAGACGATGAGGCGGCCCTCGATGTCGTGCACCGAGCGCGGCGGCACGCCCTCGCGTACGGCGAAGAGGTTGCGCAGCACGTTCCATGCGGGGATGGCCCGAGACACCGAGCCCCGCGAGCCCCGCCCCACCTCCGCCGCGTCCCAGCGCACCAGGCTGTAACCGGACTCGTCCATGGGGATGGAGAAGCGGTCTCCCACGTACAGCCGGCCGTCCGCGTAGCGCAGCTGGCGCGTGTTCGCCTGACGCATCGCCGCCACCAGCGGCATCGAGGGAAGCACGTGCCGGTTGCCCTCGCGCGAGCGGTAGCTCACCAGGTGTGGCACGGCGCGCACCACCCCGTCCGGATCCGCCGGCACGGTGACGGCGCCGTAGAGACTCGCCGAGCCCAGCAACGGCGCCACCGGGTGCTCCAACTGCCGCACCTCCTCCAGCAGCGCCGCGTCCAATCCCTCCACCTGCACCTCGGCCAGGGACACGAAGAGCTCGAGCGGGCCCACACGGTACGTGTCGTCCGTGACGCGCCGCTCCTGCACCTTCGGCGGCTCGCGCACGCCCTGCTCCAGCGCCACCCGCTGGCCATCCTGCTCGCTGGCCACGCCCGCCCAGACCTCCACGGCGTTGCCCGCGGGGATGAGGAAGGCCGGCTTCTGGTCCGCCAGCACCGACTGCACCCGGCTCCGGGCCTCGGCCTCGCTGGCGTAGCTACCCAGCCGCACGCGGAACGGCCACAGCCTGCTGCCCGCCGGAATCCCCCGGTCCGAAGTCCACGAAAAGGCCAGCACCGACTTCTCCGGGTAGCGGTCCAGCAGCGTGCGGAAGGCCCGATCGTCGTCCAGCCCCTCCAGGCCGGGCGTGCCCTGCGCGAGGCAGGCTCGCGGGCTGCGCTCCGTGAAGGGGAAGTCGAGCAACACCAACTCCGCGCCCTCGTCGACGAGCCGGTTGGACAGGCCACCCAGGATTTCCCGGGGCCATGGGTTGGAGGCGATGCCGGGGTGCTCGTCCTGACGGGCCTCGGCGAGCGTCTCGTCGTCGAGCGCCACCACCACCACGCGATCCGAGCGCGAGGAGCGGGCCCCCAGGGAGCGCACGCGCCAGTCGTAGGTGCCCCGCTCCCAGGACTGCACCCAGGCAGAGGGGCGGGCGAGCAGCGCGATGGGCGTGGCCTCCCCGGAGAGCTGCGCGCGCGGAACGCGGTAGTAGACGAGCAACCCGAGAATGGCGCCGAAGAGCGTGGCCTGCAGGAGCGAGTAGCCGAGCCGCTGCAGGAAGCGGAGACCGGCCGAGTAGATGGGAAGGCTTCGCACGGGAGCGGCCACCATAGCGCGTTCGGCCCCCGGCCCCAGCCCTCACGACACCCTGGTATGCTCGTCCGCCGGGCCGTCCTTCCGGAAAGATGCATATGAAACGCCTCCTGCTGTCCGCCGCCGCCACCGCTCTCCTGCTCTCCCCCCTTGCCTGCGAGCAGCTCCTCGCGGAGAAGGTGATGGTGGGCACCGTACTGTCCACTCCGGACGTGGACGTGTCGTTGTCCGCCATGGCCGGGTTCGATGCCGGCACGCAGCCCGACGGAGGCTTCTACGAGGAGGATCGGCTCACCCTCCCGGGTCAGACGGCCGCCTACGTCTTCTTCGGCACGCGCAGTGGCGACCAGGGCACCCCGGAGCCCCTCTCCGACGCCACCGTCCGCATCGAGATGCAGAACGGCGGCACGCTGAACCTCGAGAACAAGGGCCCGGGTACCTACGGCCTGACGAGCGGCTCCGAGGATGACGCGGGCGTGAAGTACCAGTCCGGTACCACCTACCGCTTCATCGCCGTGCAAGGAGGCAACTCGCACGTGGGCACCGTGGAGGACGCGCCTGCCCAGGAGCGCATCGACACGCTCCACCCACCGGAGGGCTTCGTCCGGCACCTGGCCAACCAGGAGCTCACGCTGCGGCGTCCCGCGGTGGCCGGCGGCAAGGAGCGCACGATCGGCTTCGTCACCGTCATCCCGCTGAGCTCGGACGGCGACAAGGGCGAGCCCACCTACTCCAACATGCCGACGGATCCGCTGAGCCTCCTCCAGCTCGCGGCCATGCCCGCCGATTGGACGCGGGACACCCTCACCATCCCGGGCAGCGCCTTCCCCCGGCCCCAGAGCAACTACCTCGTCGTCTTCCAGACGGTGCGGTCGGGCGGCGCCGAGTCCAACAACCTCTTCATCGGCAGCGCGCTGCTCGTGGGCACCGCGGACGTGGGCATGGTGCGCACGCAGTAACCGGCCTCGCCCTCCCGTTCACCCCGCTTCCACCTCGAGCTCGAGCCGCCCCTCGAGCTTGAGGCGCAGCAGGTGCCCCGCGAAGCGCTCGGACTCCTCTCGGGTGAGGATGCCGCGGAAGCCGGGCCCATCAGCCACCTCCACCTCCATGACGGGCCCGCGCTGCAGCAGGCGGAAGAAGTCCTCGCCTCCCTCGGCGCGCGGCACGAAGACGGGCAGGAAGCCCTTCACGGGCAGCACCTCTCCCGGCGCGCGGACCCGCGCCACCAGGGCCGGCGCATCCGGACGCACCTCGCCCGGCGCCACTCCCTCCTCCGGGTAGAGCGGCGCTGGCGGCAGTGACACCTCCTCCGTGGAGTCGTCGAAGAGGAAGCCGTAACGCGAGGGGATGCGTCCGGTGAAGAGGTACAGCAGGAGCACGGAGGCATCGCCCCCCACTCGCTCCACATGGAGGACGGCGCGCGTGGCGCCCACCTTGCGCAGCAGCAACCGCAGCCGCGGAGGCGATGCGCTCAGGTAGCGCCGCACCCTGTCCTGCACGGTGGAGCGGATCTCCTCGAAGGTCGCTCGGTAGCGGGCCTCGCTCTCCGCCTCGTCCTTCGCCAGCGCCTCGCGCGCCCGCGTCAGTTTCTCCTCCGCCTGACGCAGGAACTCCCGCATGGGCACGTCCGTGGAGGCCAGCGCCGACTCCGGTGCCGGTACCGCCCCGGCCGAACCCGTCCGCTCCTGGCTCGCCGCACGCACCGCGCCCACCAGGAAGGAGCCCTGCTGCTCCAACCGCTCGCGCTCCTCCTGGAAGCGCAGCCGCGCGGCGCCGTGCGCCAACCTCAACTCGAGCCACGCGTCATAGGCGGACTCCAGCGTCTCCAGGTCCCGCACCCGGGCCAGTACCCCGCGTGTCACGGACTCGGCGGTCGCATCGGGCCGCGGAGGCTCGGGTGGCGGCGCTGGCCGTGCCGACACGGTCCCGGTGCGCGCCAGGGTCGTCTCCAGCTCGGCGCCCACCGCGGGCATGTCGTCGTGTGGGGTGATCCGGCGCGGCACGGGCACGCACCCGGGAGGACTCACGGAGGGGCTCTCGCGCGACGCCTCCCGCCCTGGCCTCCGGGCATGGACGGGCGCTGGCAGCGGACTCCCTTCCTCCCAGGCGCCATCGAGGGCGGGAATCTCCTTCGGCGTGTCCCGCCGCTTCGGCGAGTCCTCGCGCTTCGACGCGGCACGTCCCGCGCCCTTCCCTGTCCGGCCCTTTCCTCCAGCCGGCTTGCGCTCCTTCCTCGACGTCACGCAGCAAGCTCCCGCATAGGGTTCCGGAGTCTAGCGCCTGGAATGTCGAAGGGGCGACCCGGTCTGAGCGGATCGCCCCTCGATGGCCGCCCGAATCCCGGGCGGAGCCACGTCATGTCGGCGACTAGGCGCTGCGGGACACGGACTCGGGGCGCTGCCCGTTGCCGTTGGCCAGGGTGTCCTGCTCTCGCTGCAGCCGGCTGCGCAGATCATTGCGCAGCTCGTTACCGGCCTTCGGGGCCATCAGCAGGCCCAGGCCCGCGCCCACCAGCATCCCCACGGAGAAGGCACCCAACGTGGGCAACAGCCAGTCCGCGGGACCCTTCTTGGTCTCCAGCCCGAACAGCTCGAGCAGGTCGTCCTTGTCCATCTTCTTCAGATCATTGGCGCTGATCATCGCGTGCGCTCCTGTATGGCGGGTGGGGGAACAGTGAATCACACCTGCGGGCCCTGAGGGCCGCCAACGCCACCACTCCCGGTCATGTTGGACACACGACCGGCGCCCACCTCGACACCGTGCAGCGCCGCCTCGGCCATGCCGATGAGCTCGTCCTTGACCATGGGCAGCGCCGCCAGACGCACGCCCAGCCGGATGATGCGCCCGGTGGTGCGCGTGAAGAGGCCGCCGCCGAGCACGTAGCCCACGCCGAACGCCGCGGCCAGCATCAGGTACGGGTTGCGATCCACGCGGCCCTTGAGGTCCAACGACTCCTGCAGGTCCGTCACCGCGCCGCGCGCGTCGTCCCACAGCTGCTGCGCGTCCGAGCCGATCCGGTCCACGCGATGGCCGAAACCCGCCTGCCCCTGCCCCTGATTGCCCTGCGCCTGGCCACCGTTGGCCGACTGGCCACCGTTGCCCGGGTTGCTCTGGAAGGTCGTCATGTAGGAACTCCGAGTCTTCGAGAAAACGGTGACACCCTCAGCGGCGGGACGCGATGCGCCCGACGATGAAGCCCACGGCCACGGCGCCCAGCAGGCACGTACCCGGGTTGGCGCGGATGAAGCTCACCACGCGGTTGTTCATGTCCTCCAGGTTGCGCCGCGCGTCCTCCAGCTGCGGAAGCACGTTCTCCTGGAGCTGACGGGCCTTGTCCTGCAGGTTCTGCGCATTGACGTCCATGGGATCCTCTCGAGGTTGGAAGGGTGAAGGAAAGTGGGGCGTCTCAGCGCCGTTGGCTATTGCCGATGACGAATCCGATGAAGAAAGCCGCGCCCACGCATGTGAGGGGCCGTTCGCGCACCCACTCGCGCCAGTCGATGCGCCGCGCCACCTCCTCGCGCAGCTCGCCCACGGAGAGGATGAGCTCGGCACGGGTGCGCTCGATCTCCGCTCGGATCTGCTCGGGTGTCTTCTGGTGCATGAGCCTCGCCCTGCTGTCAGCGGCCATGACCGGCCCCCTGGGGAAGGACCGCGGGCTGGGCCTGCGCGGCCGCGGCGGGCGCCTGGGCGAGCACCGCCACGCTGCGCTCGAGCTCCTGGGTGGTCTCATCCATGACCCGGTGGGACTTCAGACGCATGGCGACCCGGGTGATGCCCAGGACGCCTCCCACGAGGTTGACCGCCCCCACCAGCGCGAGCGAGCCGGCCCAGCCGACCCACTGCGCCAGGACGGCGGCCAGCGCCCCACAGAGGAAGGCGTAGCCCACCAGCACGAAGGGCACGAACGCGGCGATGAGCGCCACATCCTGGCCCATGATGCGCGCGTCCTCCATCAACTCCACGCGCGCCAGCGTCAGGTGCTGTGTCACCAGCTTGCTGAAACCATCCGTCAACCGTCCAACGAGCGCGGTCAGTTTGCGCTCCGTTTCGGTGCCCAAGCCCATCTGCTCCCCGGCCGTCGCTCTCATTCGGAGGCCCCAACGTAGGTCTCCCCAGTTCTCCGCGACAACCCCGTCACGAAGCGATTGTCCGGCGTTCGTCAGCGTCGGCCATCCGACGAGCCAGCGCCCCCAGGCTAGCCGATGAGCTGCACCGGTGCCGAGCGGGGCGTCTGGCCCTCCATCGGGGCCTCGAAGCGCATCACCAGCGGCAGGTGATCCGAGGCCAACGCCGAGAGCGGAGTCCGGTGGGAGTGAAGCTCCAGCGGCCTCACGCCCGAGTCCACGTAGATGCGATCCAGGCGCAGCATCGGGAGGCGGGAGTGGTAGGTGCGCACCCGGATTCCCAGCTCCAGGGCCACGTCATGGATGGCCTGGCGGACCAGCCCGGGGACCGCGCCGGGCCCCCAATAGTTGAAATCTCCACACACCACCACGGGATCATTCCGCACGGCGTCCCGGAGGATGTCGGCGGACAGCAGCAGCGCCTCCTGGCGCCGGCGCTCGCGCATGCTCAACCCCAGGTGCAGGCAGAAGACGTGGAGCTGCCGACCATTGCCCAGGTCCAGATCGCAGCGCAGGGCGCCCCGGGGCTCGCGGCGCCCCACGCTCAGGTCGTAGTTCTTCGACTTGAGGATGGGCAGCCGCGAGAGGATGGCGTTGCCGTAGCGGCGGCCGTTGCGCACCACGTTGGGACCGAAGGCCATGTGCAGCCCGAGCATCTCCGCGAGGTGCTCGGGCTGATCCTCCCGGGCCGTCACGCCCCGGTAGTCCCCCACTTCCTGGAGGGCGATGATGTCCGCGTTGATCTCACGCAACACCTCGCCCACCCGGTGCAGGTCGAAGTGATCATCCGTCCCGATGCCGCTGTGGATGTTGTAGGAGACGAGCGTCAGTTCCACGTCCGGCCCACCCCGTCAGCCCTGAACGAGACGGAGCCGCTGCGCGGCCAGGCGGGCCGCTTCCATCGGCAGGGACAACAGCCGCCCCGTGGCCTTGGTGGCGTCCTGGATGCCCGACTGCAACGCGCGGAACTGGCGCAGGGCCTCGTCGAGCACGTCGCGCAGCGCCCCACGCGACAGCAGCGGCTCCTCGGCCAAGGGCAGCGCGCCGATGGGCTGGCCCCGGTTGGTCGCGGTGGGCTTCACCGGAGCGTTGGCGGACAGTCCCGCCAGTGCCTCGAGCTGCGCGTTCATGGCGCGCACGTGGAACATCTCCTCCGTCTCCGCATGACTGCGGCCGTAATGGATCTCCTTGTCGCTCCGGCGCTCCGTCGCGCGCCGCTCGGACAGGGCTTGCTTGTCCCGGCGCCGCAGACTGCGGCTCGGAGTCGAGGTCTTGGCTACGGTGTAGTGCTCGAAGCTATACGAACGCGGCATCCGAATTTCTCCCCCTCGAAAAACACCCCAAATACGCCCCAAGAAAACGGATGAACGGAAGCTAGGAAGCCGTACGGGCGGAGTGAATGCTGAAGCTCAACAGGGGCCTGCCCGTCCGCCTGCCCATCAATGGAAGGAGCATGCGCCATCTCCGCTCCCGGAGCCCGGCGCTGACAGCCTCGGGGCCGACAGTTGGGGGGTTGTCGATGTCGTCCATCGTTGACGCCCCCCCGGCCTGCACGCATATCTCGCGACCGTGCACATCTACCCCCTCCGACGGCTTCCGTTCCTCCTGCTGGCCCTCGGCCTGTCCGCCCTCGCCGCCGAGGAGCGGCCCCTCCTCTCCCTCCAGCCCGTGGCCGCCCGTCCGGGAGATCCGGTGCTCGTCACCGTGCGAGGCCTCGCCCAGGCCCCCACCGGGACCCTCGGAGAGCGCCCCCTGCGCTTCTATCCGGTGCGCGACGGTTTCCAGGCCCTCACCGGGCTCGCGGTGGAGCAGGTGCCGGGACAGGTGCCGGTGAAGGTGTCGGTGCCCGCCACCAGCGGCGCCGCGCCCACGGAGCTCTCGGGCACGCTGGACGTGGTGGCCCCGGGCTGGCCCGAGCGGAGGCTGAAGGTGGCCAACAAGTTCGTGAAGAAGAAGCCGGCCCCCGAGGTGCAGGCGCGCATGGAGGCGGACAGGGCCGCCTTCGCCGCCGCCTTCGCGCAGTCCTTCGTCGCGCCCCTCTTCACCGAGAACTTCGCCTGGCCGCGCCAGGACACCATCACCGCGCCCTATGGCGATCTGCGCACCTTCAACGGCAAGAAGCAGAGCCAGCACTTCGGCACCGATCTGCGCGGGGCGGTGGGCGTGCCCGTGTACTCGGCCAACGCGGGCACGGTGGTGATGACGCGCGACGCGTACGCCTCGGGCAACACGGTGCTCGTGTACCACGGGGCCGGCCTCTACACGGCCTACTTCCACCTGTCGGCCACGGACGTGAAGGACGGCCAGCGCGTGGAGCGCGGCCAGCTCCTGGGCAAGGTGGGCGCCACCGGCCGCGTCACCGGCCCCCACCTCCACTGGGGCGTGAAGGTGGATGACCTGTGGGTGGATGGCGAGACGCTGCTCGAGCTCGACTTCAACGGCGGCGGCGCCCCGGCCGTTACCCAGCGCGACAAGCCGTAGGGCTCACCACGTCGAGGAGCTCAGCGGTCGTTCCACTTCGGGGGACGCTTCTCGACGAAGGCGGTGACCCCCTCGGCGGCGTCCTCGGCCAGCACGTTGAGGGACAGCTGCGAGGACAGGTACTCGATGGCGGCTGGCAGGGGCAGGTCCTCGGCGGTGAAGAAGGCGCGGCGCCCCAGGGCGAGCACCGCCTGACTCTTTCCGGCGAGCTTCCCCACGAGCCCCGCCACCGTCGCATCCAGCTCCGCCGCGGGCACCACCCGGTTGAGCAGCCCCAGCGCGAGCGCCTCGCGCGCGGACATCCGCTCCCCCGTCATCACCATCTCCAGCGCCCGCTTGCGGCCCACGTGCCGCTGCAGCAGCGCCATCATCATCATGGGGAAGAGCCCCACGTCGATCTCCGGCGTGCCCAGCTCGGCGTGCTCGGTGGCCACGGCCAGGTCACACCCGAGCACCAGCCCCAGCCCACCCGCGAGCGCATGTCCATTGACGCGCGCCACCGTGGGCTTGCGGAGGTCCTGCAGCCGCAACAGCAGCCGGCCGTAGACGCGGCGCCCCTCGTGGGTGGCGAGGAAACCACCCTCCCCGCCCATCTGCCCGAGGTCTCCCCCGGCGCAGAACACCTTCTCGCCCGCGCCGGTGAGCACCACCACACGCACGGCGGGGTCCGCCTCCGCCCTGTCCAGCGCGGCCAGCAGCCCGTGCAACACCTCGGGCGAGAGCGCGTTGCGAGCCCTCGGCCGATCGATCGTCAGGAGCGCTTGCCCGCCTTCGGCCTGGTACCGGACGACGCTTTCTCCTGCTTCCATGACACCTCCGAGGAAGTGGCGGCGCCGGGGAGGACGCCATGAAGGAAGGAATTGGCGATCTGCACCTTGGCGCGCTCGAGCGCCTCGGGGCTGCGGTCCTCCACCAGGCCCGACACGAAGGCGGTGAGCCCCATTTCGATGGCGCCGAAGAGGAGCGAGGCACACAGCATGGGGTCCGCGTCCGCGCGCAGCTCGCCCGCGGCCTGGGCGCGCGAGAACATCTCCGCGGACATGCGGATGGTGTCGAGGAAGGCATGCTGCCGGCTGACGACCTGGGTGCCCGCGGGGCTACGGGCGACCTCCAGGATGAGCACCTTCACCGCGCGGGGATCCACCCGGTAGGCCTCGAAGGCCACCTCCGCGATGCCGTGCACCTTCTGCTCGAGCGAGCTGCTCTCGTCCTCGGCCACCGCGCGGATGCGCGAGACGAAGCCGCTCCACCCCGTCTCGACGACGGTCTCCAGCAGCTCGTCCTTGTTCTTGAAGTAGTGGTAGACGAGCCCGTAGGCCACGCCCGCCTCGCGCGCCACGTCCGCGATGCGGCAGCCGTGGTAACCCTTGCGCGCGAACACGTCGATCGCCGCGCGCAGGATGGTGCGGCGGCGCTCGTTCTCCCGGCTCCCTGCCTCCTCCGACTTGCTCTGCCGCTGACTCACGCGGTGTCTCTCCCCAGTTGATTCGCCAATCGGCCGGGGAGGACGCTACGGAGGCGGGAGCCCGGGGTCAATGCCCTTGCCGGGCATCCGTCACGGGAAGATATCTCCGTAGACCCTGGGGGCGGAGATGATGACCTTGTGGCCATCCTGCGGGGAGGCGGTGAAGCCACAGCCGGCCGTCACCTGCCAGTTGATGGCCTTCGGGTAGTCCGGCACGATGGGATTGGAGGGGTCGCGCACGTCCTGGATGACGTAGCGCATGCGCGTGTAGGCCGGATAGGTGAAGGCCATGCCCTTGGTGTGCTTCTCCACCTTCACCGGCCCGGCCGTGCCCGCCTCGCAGCCGTCGTCGTTGCTGTTGCGGGCCAGGCTGTTGAACCAGGGGTCCGCGACCAGGAAGTCCGCGAGCAGCTGGTCGAACTTGGAGAGGTGATGCGGGCCCGGCGACTCCGGCAGAATCGGGCGGATGACGGACTTGTGACTCTCGCCCGAGGCGGGCGCGCGACGGTCCTGCTCATGCGGCCAGCCCGTCCAGAGGATGCGCTCCTGGACCCAGATGAGCGAGACGGCGTCGTACCTACCGTTCTTGCCGTCCCACTTGCCGTTGCCGTTGGCGTCGACGTAGCGCTCCGCGCCTTCCGATCCATCCTCGCGCGTCGCATCCCACGTGCCGTTGTCGTTGTTGTCGACGAAGGGCTCGGTCAGGTCGACGAAGGGCTCGCCCTGGTCATAGACGCCATTGTTGTTGAGGTCGTCGAAGGCCTCCTCACCCGTGGTGATGGCGATCATGCTGACCAGGTTGTCGCGGGGGTTGTTCTCCCTGCCCGGGCGGATGGGATCCGGCCGGCGGGGCTCCTGGAAGTTGTAGGGTCCCGCGTAGTGGGTGATGGGATCCTCGACCCAGTTGAACGGATGCATCCACAGCGGGGCGATGTACTCGCCGGTGTG contains:
- a CDS encoding NuoI/complex I 23 kDa subunit family protein, yielding MAYNATKDPRTDIRERSYLPELIRGLAITTRHFLRNLFGEREVNTPFEDRKSTSLVTTVQYPEEKIPYPDGYRGLHRLVPREDGKPRCVACYMCATICPAQCIYIEAGEYEVDAAEGSSRVIEKFPTQFVIDELRCIVCGLCVDACPKDAIRMDTYTHTPAEYNRQGFVYDIPKLLKGAAVSHPSDPWNKRPGSAQPAHVHKEAHTRIGEGHESHHGAELTAGHGHAHGDHGAPGSRTVVSNEGPVPVTKFLK
- a CDS encoding (2Fe-2S) ferredoxin domain-containing protein, which produces MKRYRLSVCKGSSCKAGGSDAVATAAREELSTRKLQVRCELYRGGCYGFCHMGPNVVIREETGRKRDPLSPEDYQLMGWEGEAYYSHMTPEKMRRVVAEHIEQDKPIIEFFGHPDEADE
- a CDS encoding adenylate/guanylate cyclase domain-containing protein; its protein translation is MRSLPIYSAGLRFLQRLGYSLLQATLFGAILGLLVYYRVPRAQLSGEATPIALLARPSAWVQSWERGTYDWRVRSLGARSSRSDRVVVVALDDETLAEARQDEHPGIASNPWPREILGGLSNRLVDEGAELVLLDFPFTERSPRACLAQGTPGLEGLDDDRAFRTLLDRYPEKSVLAFSWTSDRGIPAGSRLWPFRVRLGSYASEAEARSRVQSVLADQKPAFLIPAGNAVEVWAGVASEQDGQRVALEQGVREPPKVQERRVTDDTYRVGPLELFVSLAEVQVEGLDAALLEEVRQLEHPVAPLLGSASLYGAVTVPADPDGVVRAVPHLVSYRSREGNRHVLPSMPLVAAMRQANTRQLRYADGRLYVGDRFSIPMDESGYSLVRWDAAEVGRGSRGSVSRAIPAWNVLRNLFAVREGVPPRSVHDIEGRLIVFTNTSRQAMDFQRTPIGERTPAGAVLAQSLVNLLQSEGLTRATPRTDLFLTLGLAFIGAFVALTFNRGLRSFGDVMVYLTAMGTVGLLYAGVAWYLFVTRLLWVAMVGPLLAMGLTFVFTIVQASRTERQLRHFITDVLGRYVHPEVARLVTRDLRLLTRPERREVTVFFCDLDGFSRLSGQLPPERLIQLLNDYLTEMTDVVRATHGQVDKYIGDAVMAFWGAPVRTDKHAHRACDAALKVRAVLVERQAYWDKTYGHHLQCRIGIDTSEVLVGGMGSDFESKYSVMGEPVKLSMFMESLNRGYGTFVLVGDNTARLAQDSYVFREVDRVRPKGRTEPLRMHELVGRKGEISPQMQEQLALYEQALTAYHQRRFDEALALFTRGVEAFQDAVAGVYAERCRKFASAAPPEDWDGVFALEG
- a CDS encoding YtxH domain-containing protein, encoding MISANDLKKMDKDDLLELFGLETKKGPADWLLPTLGAFSVGMLVGAGLGLLMAPKAGNELRNDLRSRLQREQDTLANGNGQRPESVSRSA
- a CDS encoding DUF3618 domain-containing protein — translated: MAADSRARLMHQKTPEQIRAEIERTRAELILSVGELREEVARRIDWREWVRERPLTCVGAAFFIGFVIGNSQRR
- a CDS encoding phage holin family protein; translated protein: MGLGTETERKLTALVGRLTDGFSKLVTQHLTLARVELMEDARIMGQDVALIAAFVPFVLVGYAFLCGALAAVLAQWVGWAGSLALVGAVNLVGGVLGITRVAMRLKSHRVMDETTQELERSVAVLAQAPAAAAQAQPAVLPQGAGHGR
- a CDS encoding endonuclease/exonuclease/phosphatase family protein, with protein sequence MELTLVSYNIHSGIGTDDHFDLHRVGEVLREINADIIALQEVGDYRGVTAREDQPEHLAEMLGLHMAFGPNVVRNGRRYGNAILSRLPILKSKNYDLSVGRREPRGALRCDLDLGNGRQLHVFCLHLGLSMRERRRQEALLLSADILRDAVRNDPVVVCGDFNYWGPGAVPGLVRQAIHDVALELGIRVRTYHSRLPMLRLDRIYVDSGVRPLELHSHRTPLSALASDHLPLVMRFEAPMEGQTPRSAPVQLIG
- a CDS encoding M23 family metallopeptidase, with the protein product MHIYPLRRLPFLLLALGLSALAAEERPLLSLQPVAARPGDPVLVTVRGLAQAPTGTLGERPLRFYPVRDGFQALTGLAVEQVPGQVPVKVSVPATSGAAPTELSGTLDVVAPGWPERRLKVANKFVKKKPAPEVQARMEADRAAFAAAFAQSFVAPLFTENFAWPRQDTITAPYGDLRTFNGKKQSQHFGTDLRGAVGVPVYSANAGTVVMTRDAYASGNTVLVYHGAGLYTAYFHLSATDVKDGQRVERGQLLGKVGATGRVTGPHLHWGVKVDDLWVDGETLLELDFNGGGAPAVTQRDKP
- a CDS encoding enoyl-CoA hydratase/isomerase family protein, producing the protein MEAGESVVRYQAEGGQALLTIDRPRARNALSPEVLHGLLAALDRAEADPAVRVVVLTGAGEKVFCAGGDLGQMGGEGGFLATHEGRRVYGRLLLRLQDLRKPTVARVNGHALAGGLGLVLGCDLAVATEHAELGTPEIDVGLFPMMMMALLQRHVGRKRALEMVMTGERMSAREALALGLLNRVVPAAELDATVAGLVGKLAGKSQAVLALGRRAFFTAEDLPLPAAIEYLSSQLSLNVLAEDAAEGVTAFVEKRPPKWNDR